One window of the Nothobranchius furzeri strain GRZ-AD chromosome 3, NfurGRZ-RIMD1, whole genome shotgun sequence genome contains the following:
- the LOC139068888 gene encoding uncharacterized protein, with amino-acid sequence MEQTVRFRILIDDQIKKVTLSSGVPSTVAELVAAVKENLSIPTDISLQYKDEDFGDFFTVTSTNELKDKDTLKVVYAPICLDLTVADQESNCDVSVMSSFDSDSASGSLDSQDTVILSQSTFERQNPWPAVFPIPTFSHNTELALKQGNETYLKEGTPMTSPGFRSDILERLAEAMFSYTAYPDDAQRSAVAQALVEKHPCLKEPGSFNGIYGWQQSLKYKCGNYRTKRRALGSPELLINSLSQKPGDEQEVAKNIKKAKRAELNYLPPHPPGETDDTLENMRLEIITASKRKDCGKDINYLMTRTYSLRRKEVVSQSPRVTNFMERWPALFDTFQINAEFQRCTAVPLQSTFMSQLDKCTPKLLDLFSAKGGAVGQRIKNLLMELIQDTNVSTVQKRDVTLRCLIEYMGESGQELISDYYGSPETSVHEDLKLRSMMIYICHDPDAVGIIIEGVPVLTNLGSLAKACSMLLGLTYALNLQYPTKLVKTFEVFQRLFVGLDTLRPKPSSRYMTLKNKLLT; translated from the exons ATGGAGCAAACTGTAAGATTCCGCATCCTAATTGATgatcaaataaaaaaagttacACTCAGCAGTGGGGTACCCTCAACTGTGGCTGAGTTGGTTGCAGCAGTCAAGGAAAATCTGTCCATCCCCACAGATATAAGTCTTCAGTACAAAGATGAAGATTTTGGTGACTTCTTCACCGTAACATCTACAAATGAACTGAAAGATAAAGACACACTTAAAGTTGTATATGCACCTATATGCTTAGATTTGACAGTTGCTGACCAAGAAAGCAACTGTGATGTATCTGTGATGTCCTCCTTTGACAGTGACAGTGCTAGTGGCTCACTGGATTCCCAAGATACTGTCATTTTGAGTCAGTCCACCTTTGAAAGGCAGAACCCCTGGCCTGCTGTGTTTCCCATTCCAACTTTTTCACACAACACTGAGCTTGCTTTGAAACAAGGCAATGAGACATATTTAAAAGAGGGCACCCCGATGACATCACCTGGTTTCAGATCTGACATCCTTGAGCGTCTGGCAGAAGCAATGTTTTCTTATACTGCTTACCCTGATGATGCCCAAAGAAGTGCTGTAGCACAGGCACTAGTTGAGAAGCATCCCTGCTTGAAGGAACCAGGGTCTTTTAATGGAATTTATGGATGGCAGCAAAGCCTGAAATACAAATGTGGAAACTACCGCACAAAACGTAGAGCACTGGGAAGTCCTGAACTCTTGATCAACTCATTGTCACAAAAGCCTGGTGATGAGCAAGAAGTTGCTAAAAACATCAAGAAAGCAAAGAGGGCAGAACTTAATTACCTTCCTCCACATCCACCTGGTGAAACAGACGACACTCTTGAGAATATGAGGCTTGAAATAATAACTGCCAGCAAGAGAAAAGACTGTGGCAAAGACATAAACTACCTGATGACCAGGACATACAGCTTGAGAAGAAAAGAAGTGGTTTCTCAGTCCCCAAGGGTGACAAACTTTATGGAAAGATGGCCCGCTCTCTTCGATACATTTCAG ATAAATGCAGAGTTCCAAAGGTGCACTGCTGTTCCTCTACAGTCTACATTCATGTCTCAGCTGGATAAATGTACTCCAAAGCTCCTGGATTTGTTCAGTGCCAAGGGAGGAGCAGTTGGTCAGCGCATCAAGAACTTATTGATGGAACTGATACAG GACACAAATGTCTCCACTGTGCAGAAGAGAGACGTAACTCTGAGATGCCTCATTGAGTACATGGGAGAGAGTGGACAGGAGCTCATCTCGGACTACTAT GGAAGCCCAGAGACCAGCGTGCACGAGGACCTAAAACTGCGCAGCATGATGATCTACATTTGCCATGATCCAGATGCTGTAGGAATAATCATCGAGGGAGTGCCGGTGCTCACTAATCTTGGCAGTCTAGCCAAAGCATGCAGCATGCTTCTCGGTCTGACATACGCCCTGAACCTCCAATATCCTACCAAACTTGTCAAAACGTTTGAAGTTTTTCAGAGACTTTTTGTGGGTCTTGATACACTCCGCCCAAAACCAAGCTCCAGGTACATGACTCTGAAAAACAAACTTCTTACCTAG